In Bernardetia sp., the genomic window TGCATAAGGCAAAAAAAGAAGAAAGATAATACTTTTTTCGTGCGTTTACCCTATTGATGTTCTAACATAGCAACACCAACAACAGTATTTTCCTATAACAAGTAATGTGATAATAATAGTTTATTTTCTACAAAATTTCAAATTCTATACGTCGGTTTTTTGCTCGGTTTTCTGGTGAAGTGTTTGGAACTTGTGGCTGCGATTCTCCAAAACCTTTTGTCTCTAAGCGTTCTTTAGAAATGCCTGCTTCTATCAAATAATTGACTACCGAATTGGCACGTTTTTGAGAAAGATTCTGATTATAGGCTTTGTCTCCTACATCGTCAGTGTGTCCAGAAATTTGCACCTTAATATTTGGACTGGTTTCTAAATATTTTACTACTAAGTCTAATTCTGTTTTGGATTCTTCTTTGAGTTGCCACTTGTCTGTATCAAAAAAGATATTGTTCAAAACTACTTTTGAGCCTTTTTCTGCTTTTTCTAAATAAATATCAACGATTACATTTTCTCCTGTTCCTTCCGAATAATCAAAGGAAAGACTTTGAAATAAATAACCTTCTTTATTGACATTGAGCGCATAATTTGAACCTTCATTCAAGACAAAAAGGTATTTTCCATTTCTTGGGTCAGACTTGACCGATGACTGAATAGTTTTGTTGCTGATATTGTATAAATCTATACTTGCGCCTAGCTTTTCCTTTGTTTTGGCATCATAGACTGTTCCTTTAATGTATCTACTTACAGGAATTTCAATTTCTTCAGGCATTTCAAATTTGTAAATATCGCTTTTTATAATGTCTCGCTGCCCAATGTCTAAATCTGAATAATAGGCTGTTTTTCCATCTGCAGTAACAAAAAGACTATGCTGGTCTCTGTATGTATTGATAGGATAGCCCAAATTTTTTGGTTTTGTCCAGCCAAGTGAAGAATTTTCATCTACCTGTGTTTGAAATAAATCAAAACCACCAAACCCCAAATGAATATCGGACGCAAAGAAAAGTGTTTTACCATTTACGTGAATAAAAGGACTATTTTCTTCGCCAGAAGTGTTGATTTGTTCTCCTAGATTTTGTGGCGCACTCCAAACACCTCTATCGTTACGAGTAGATTTCCAAATATCAGATTTTCCATACCCACCTGGGCGAGTAGAAACAAAATACAACGTTCTGCCATCTGCTGAAAGTGAAGCCTGTGTTTCCCACGCAGAAGTATTGATGAGATTACCCATATTTTTGGGTTCAGACCACTTGTCGCCTTGTTTTTCGCTGATAAACAAATCACAACTTCCATAAACTTGTCTTCCACTATTCTCACAGACTGTAAAAATAATGGTTCGTCCGTCTGCTGAAATTGTACATGTGCCTTCATTGGAACGAGTGTTTAGTTCTTCTACTTTTTCAGGGGTTTGCCAAAGGCTATCCTTTTTTATGCTTCTCAAAATATCTTCATCTGCTTGTGGGTTGTCTCCATCTCTTGCTGTAAAATACATCTCTTCTTCATCGGCTGTCAAGACGGCAAAATACTGGAGTTTTCTCGCATTAATCACGTCTGGCAAACGTTCTGGGTTTATATCCATCGGATTTTTCATTCCCTCCATTCCAAACTTACAAATTGCCAAACCTTGTGTAGCTACTTTTTTCTGTGCTTGCGAACGTGCGTATTGATAAGATTTTTGATAATAGGTATTGGCTTCTGTATATTTTCCTTCTTGCAAATAGTCTCCTGCCACAATCATATATAAAGATACTCTACGTGGGTCGTTGGGAATAATGCGTGCAGCTTCTTTAAAATGATATTTTGATTTTTCTCTATTTCTTAATAAATGATAATGACTGCCAAGCGCATAATGTGCTTCAAAATAATCGTTGTCTAAATTCACAGCTTTTTCAAGCAGTTCTATTCCACGTTCAAAGTCTCTTGAAGCGATATAATCTTGTCCGTTTTGGTAGGCTGTTTGTGCCCTTCTGTTGCTTGTGCCTTGTGCAAAAGAAGAAAATACTAAAAAAAATGATAGGGCAAAAAATAGAGAAAAGACCAAAGCTTTTCTGAAATAAGGTAAATTTGAATGTTCCATCATAAAAAAATTGGGTTTCGTTGGTGTAACTGTTTTCAAAAAAACGCCATTTAACCAACTTTGTTATTATCTGTGAGAGAAAAGGACTGCCTTTTTCCTAACAATAAAGAATAACATTTATTTTGTCTTTCCTGTATTTTTGATTTTCTGATATATCTCAATATACTTTTTGGCTAGTTTTTCAGAAGAAAAATCATCTTGAATTATTTTTGGTGCAACTGTTCTTATCTTATCTCGCTTTTTACTATTATCTATTGCTTTTTCTAGCGTTTGAAGTAAAGACTCAACACTGTTTGCTTTACAGACCCAACCTAAATCTTTCTCCTCTACGTAAGATGCCAAGCCCACTTTATCAGACACCAAAACAGGCGTTCCTGTGCTAAGGCATTCTATCACAACATTAGCAAAGTTTTCATTGAAAGAAGGTAGTACGAATAAGTCAGATTTTTCTAAATGCTCAAATTTTTGGTTTCCTTCTAGCCAACCCACCCAACAGATTTGTTTCTCTAGTTCTTTTTCAGAAATAAGTTTTTTTAGAGACTCTTCATAGACTATGCTTTCACTCTTTCCAATCAAATCTAGTTCTAAGGTTACTTTTGGATGCTTCTCTTTAAACCTACGTATGGCTTCAAACAAAATTTCTAAACCTTTTTTGTGATGAATCCTAGACATAAAAACGAGTTTGAAAACATCTGTATTTTTTGTTCTTTCTGTCACTTTTTGTTCTTGAGTTTGTTTTGGAAGCGATAAAAGGTTAGGCAGTACAAAAACTTTATCGTCTTCAGCATAATTTACCTCTTCTCTTTCTATTTGTGCTGTTAGATGAAGAAATGATTTTTTTAGTAGTTTTTTACCAATAAACTTATGAAAAATGCTTTTAGGCGATTTTTTTTGTGATTGAAGTGTATATTCTCCCAACATTCCACGAGGCGCAACGATTACTCTAACGCCTCTCAAAATACATATCAACACCGAGAAAATAACAACTGTATTCCACCACGAATGAACATGAACAGCATCAAAATTTTTAGCTGTCTGAAATACTTTTTTTAAAAGTCCAATAGAAAAATGTGTATGGTCTTTTGTTTGCCTTTTGAAATACCAAACCTCTACATTTTCTACTAAAACGGGTGTATTTTCTTTTACTTTGAGTTCTGCTTCTCCATTGGCAGTCGTTGTATAAACGGTTACTTTCGTATTTTCGTAATCGGCTTGCGCTTCACACAGACGACTTACCGAAACCGTTGTTCCTCCATAGATATAAGCAGGTTTGTAAGAAGGTGTAATATGAAGAATGTTCAATTCTTTATTTTTTTTATTGATGGAATTATTGGTTATTTTATCAAACAAAGATACAAACGATTCTTTAGATAAAAATCTACTATGATTACACTTGAAGAAGCTGAAAAAATAAGAGATAAGAAACTCAAAGAATTGAGTAAGTCATATAAGGATAATATAATACAAACTGGGTTTAAAGAATTTGAGCTTGGGTGGATTTTATACTTTAACAGCGAAAAGTTCGTCAAAAATGGTTTAACGGAATATATGCTATTAGGAGCTGGGGTAATTATCATAGATAAAAACGATGGTAGTGTTACTTCACTTGCTACACATCCTATACAAGAGTTTATTGGATTTACGATAGAAGAACTTTATAAGAAAGAAAAATATAGTATTCCTATTAAGAACGAACAGGAAAGAATAGAAGCATACAATAAACAACACGAAATAAATTTGAAGAAGGATGAGAAAAGGCAGCGAAAATTATTAGAGGAAGAAAGAAACAATACCTCCTTTCGTAAAATTTATCGAATGCTAAAAAGCCTATTTGAGTGATTGATATTTCTTACCTTTGATATCAACAATTTCATACAAACATATCTATAAAAATGCTCCAAAGAGAAAATTTCAGAGAATACGCCCATAAAGTAGCCGATAAAATGGCTGATTATTTAGAAAATGTAGAAGATTTTGAGGTGCTTTCAAAAGTAGAGCCTCGTCAGATTTTTGATGAGTTGCCTGTTTCTGCCCCAAAAGAAGGTGAATCAATGGACGTTATTTTGAAAGATTTTGATGATATAATTATGAAGGGAATGACGCACTGGCAAAACCCACAATTTTTTGGATATTTTCCTGCCAACAGTTCCCCTGCGTCGGTGCTTGGTGAAATGCTGACAGCTACCTTAGGAGCGCAATGTATGATTTGGCAAACTTCTCCTGCTGCTGCCGAACTAGAAGAAAAAACAATGATTTGGCTTGCCGAGTGGTGTGGACTCCCTAAAGATTGGCACGGCGTAATTCAAGACACAGCTTCGGCTGGTACGCTTTGTTCACTTCTTACTGCAAGAGAAAAAGCAACTAATTTTGAAAGCAACACGAAAGGACTAGCCTTTTTTAATAAAAAATTTAGAACCTATTGTTCTGACCAAACGCATTCTTCTATTGATAAGGCTGTCCGAATTGCAGGAATTGGAAGTGATAACCTCATAAAAATAAAAACAGATTCAAATTTTGCTATTGACATAAATGCTTTTGAAGAACAAGTTAAACAAGATATTCAAGATGGATTTACTCCACTTTGGGCAGTAGCAAACTTAGGAACGACGAGCAGCACAGCCTTTGATAATGTGGTAGAAATGGCTGAAGTTTGCAGTAAGTACGGCATTTGGCTTCATATTGATGCTGCTTATGCAGGAACAGCAGCGATTTTACCAGAAAAACGTTATTTGTTTGAAGGGATAGAACTTGGAGATAGCTATGTTTTTAATCCACATAAATGGATGTTTGTCAATTTTGACTGTTCGGCATATTATGTAAAAGACAAGGTCGCACTTATCCGAACGTTTGAGATTTTGCCAGAATATTTAAAGACAGGTTTTGAAAGCAAGGTAAATAATTATAGAGATTGGGGAGTTGCACTTGGCAGACGTTTTCGTGCTTTAAAATTGTGGTTTGTGATGCGTAATTTTGGTTTAGATGGCATCCAAGAAAAATTACGTTTACATCTCTCGTTGGCTGATTATTTTACACAAAAAATAATTTCTCATCAAAACTTTGAACTCATTACAAACCCAGAACTTGGTCTAGTTTGTTTTAGATATTTTGACGAAGATAAATCAGCAGAAGAGTTGGACAAAATCAATGAGCAGATTCTCAAATCTCTCAACCAGACGGGAAAAGTATTTTTATCTCACACAAAACTAAATGGAAAATATGTCTTGCGTCTTTCTATTGGACAAACGTATGTAGAGAAAAAACATATTGATAATTTTTGGGAATTGCTTTTGTCAGTTAGTAGTGAGCAGTTATCAGTTTTGAAATAAAATTTATTTTGTAATGTGGAACGAAGAAGAAATAAAAAGCCTAGAGCCAATAGATTTCATAAAGCATATTATCCATGAGCTAAGGCAAAACTCTTCTTTTATTGATGCCTGCTCCAAAATAATAAAGCATTCAGATAAAGATAATTTGAATGATGAGCAGAAAATGATGGTATCACAACTTGACAAAAAAGTAAAAGAAATTAAGCAATTGGAAAACTTGATTACTACGTATTTGAACGAGAATAAAGCCTCTAAATAAAATGAGTAATATTATTTTCTTGGACTTAGATGGTGTTTTGATAACGACACCAAGTTGGAAAGCTGACCAAATTGATGTTGATGGCTATTCTATGTTTAATAAAAAATGTGTGGAGAATTTCAATCTACTGACTGAGAATTTAGAATGTGAAATATGGCTCTCCTCAACAAGAAGAATGACAAAAAACTTAGAAGAATTTAGGAAAATATTTTCTAATAGAAATATAGAAAAAGAAATTGCTGGTTTTTTGCCTATTCCAAAGAGTTACAATACTCCACGAATTGATGAAATAGAATCATTTTTACGAAAGGAAAAGGTAGGTAACTTTTTAATTTTAGATGATGATTCTAGCCTGCACAAACTTGGTGAGGAAAATAAAAAATATTGGGTTCGAACTCATCTAACCATAGGCTTTGATTCTGAAAAACTAGCAGAAGCAAAAAATATTATTACCAACCTATGGAAGCTCTAATTCTTATTGTATATTTTGATAATAAAATAAGTTAGCATTTTTGACTATCTCCTATTATCCTGCCCTTCCATCATAGAAAGGTAACTATTGTATCTGCTTTTGGCAATTTCTCCACTCTCAACAGCTTCAATAACAGCACATTTAGGCTCTCTTAGATGTAGGCAGTTGTTGTACTTGCACTGATTTAAACGTTCTCTCATTTCTGGAAAATAATGGCTAATTTCTGCTTTTTCCATATCCATTAGTCCAAGTTCCTTAATACCAGGAGTATCTATGACAAAAGTATTTTTCTCTATTTCAAACATTTCAGCAAATGTTGTAGTATGCAAGCCTTTTTCTGTATAGTCAGAAACTTCTGTTGTGCTTTGTTCTATTTCTGGAGAAAGGCGATTGAGAAGCGTACTTTTTCCTACTCCCGAATGCCCAGAAACCAACGAAACTTTATTTCTCAACATCTCCTCTACTTTACTTATATCTTTATCTTCTGTGGCAGAAATAGCAATACATTTGTAACCAATCTGCTCATAACGCTGCATCATTTTTTCTTGAATGTGTAACTCATCTTTGGAGAGCAAATCTGTTTTATTAAAAATCAAGATGGCTGGGATTCGGAAGGCTTCTGCACTTACTAAAAAACGGTCTATAAAACCTGCCGAAGTGCGAGGCATTGCCAACGTAACGACAACAATAGCTTGGTCTAAATTAGCTGCAATAGTGTGAGCAAAACCTTCTTTTTTGGGAGACTGTCGGTTGATGTAGTTTTCTCGTTTTTCTATTTTTTCTATCAAAACGGTATTTTCCTCCTCATCTTCTAAGCTCATTTCTACTCTGTCGCCAACAGCTATCGGATTAGTTACTTTTTCATCATTGAGGCGTAGCTTTCCACGTAAACGTCCTTTGTATCTGTGATTATTTTCTGACAAAACATCGTACCACAAGCCTGTTGAGCGCAAAATGAGTCCTTTCATATAGTTGAATTACGAATAGATAAATTACGAATTACGAATTAATACCATTATTTATTAGAATATTAAAGTCGCATTATCGTCTAAAAATAAAAGAACCCTAATTTAGCAATTAGAGTTCGAAAACAATGTAAAAAATTATATTTTGTAGGTCAAATGGCTTAATTTTATACTTTGCACAGACTAAATTCAAATGCTACATTTATTCAAAAACCACGCTTTCAATCGTCTGGCATTTCATTTCAGTTTCTTGCCACTCTCTTTCTGTGTCAGAGTCTGCCGTAATTCCACCTCCAGCATACAAAATAGCTTGTTTTTCTAAAAGTTGCATACAACGAAGTTGCACATACAAACTACTTCCGTTTTTAAAATTTACGCCTCCCAAATATCCCGCATAAAAACCTCTATCATACCCTTCATTTTCCAAAATAAATTGTGTTGTAATGTCTTTTGGCATTCCACAAACAGCTGATGTAGGGTGAAGAAGTTCTAACATAACGGTTGCAAGCTGTGGAAAACGCTCTTTTACGGTATCTACTAGAAACTCTGTCCTTAGATGCAAAATATTTCCAGCTCTGACCGTCTTGGGTCCAATTTCTTCATATTCTCTCAAACGAATTTTCTTAAAACAGTTGATAATATAACGACTTACAAGGGCTTGCTCTTCAATTTCTTTTTGTCTCCAAAGTGCATTTTTGAGTTCTGTTACTTCTTTTCCAGATTGTGTTCCTGCAAGTGCCATCGTTCTGAAAATACCGTCTTTGTTTTGACTTACCAAAAGTTCTGGCGTGGCACACATCCACGTTCCGACACGAGGAATAGAAACTAATGAAACAAAAGCCATTTTATATCGCTTTTCTA contains:
- a CDS encoding OmpA family protein; translation: MMEHSNLPYFRKALVFSLFFALSFFLVFSSFAQGTSNRRAQTAYQNGQDYIASRDFERGIELLEKAVNLDNDYFEAHYALGSHYHLLRNREKSKYHFKEAARIIPNDPRRVSLYMIVAGDYLQEGKYTEANTYYQKSYQYARSQAQKKVATQGLAICKFGMEGMKNPMDINPERLPDVINARKLQYFAVLTADEEEMYFTARDGDNPQADEDILRSIKKDSLWQTPEKVEELNTRSNEGTCTISADGRTIIFTVCENSGRQVYGSCDLFISEKQGDKWSEPKNMGNLINTSAWETQASLSADGRTLYFVSTRPGGYGKSDIWKSTRNDRGVWSAPQNLGEQINTSGEENSPFIHVNGKTLFFASDIHLGFGGFDLFQTQVDENSSLGWTKPKNLGYPINTYRDQHSLFVTADGKTAYYSDLDIGQRDIIKSDIYKFEMPEEIEIPVSRYIKGTVYDAKTKEKLGASIDLYNISNKTIQSSVKSDPRNGKYLFVLNEGSNYALNVNKEGYLFQSLSFDYSEGTGENVIVDIYLEKAEKGSKVVLNNIFFDTDKWQLKEESKTELDLVVKYLETSPNIKVQISGHTDDVGDKAYNQNLSQKRANSVVNYLIEAGISKERLETKGFGESQPQVPNTSPENRAKNRRIEFEIL
- a CDS encoding XrtY-associated glycosyltransferase XYAG1; this translates as MNILHITPSYKPAYIYGGTTVSVSRLCEAQADYENTKVTVYTTTANGEAELKVKENTPVLVENVEVWYFKRQTKDHTHFSIGLLKKVFQTAKNFDAVHVHSWWNTVVIFSVLICILRGVRVIVAPRGMLGEYTLQSQKKSPKSIFHKFIGKKLLKKSFLHLTAQIEREEVNYAEDDKVFVLPNLLSLPKQTQEQKVTERTKNTDVFKLVFMSRIHHKKGLEILFEAIRRFKEKHPKVTLELDLIGKSESIVYEESLKKLISEKELEKQICWVGWLEGNQKFEHLEKSDLFVLPSFNENFANVVIECLSTGTPVLVSDKVGLASYVEEKDLGWVCKANSVESLLQTLEKAIDNSKKRDKIRTVAPKIIQDDFSSEKLAKKYIEIYQKIKNTGKTK
- a CDS encoding YrhB domain-containing protein; protein product: MITLEEAEKIRDKKLKELSKSYKDNIIQTGFKEFELGWILYFNSEKFVKNGLTEYMLLGAGVIIIDKNDGSVTSLATHPIQEFIGFTIEELYKKEKYSIPIKNEQERIEAYNKQHEINLKKDEKRQRKLLEEERNNTSFRKIYRMLKSLFE
- a CDS encoding pyridoxal phosphate-dependent decarboxylase family protein; its protein translation is MLQRENFREYAHKVADKMADYLENVEDFEVLSKVEPRQIFDELPVSAPKEGESMDVILKDFDDIIMKGMTHWQNPQFFGYFPANSSPASVLGEMLTATLGAQCMIWQTSPAAAELEEKTMIWLAEWCGLPKDWHGVIQDTASAGTLCSLLTAREKATNFESNTKGLAFFNKKFRTYCSDQTHSSIDKAVRIAGIGSDNLIKIKTDSNFAIDINAFEEQVKQDIQDGFTPLWAVANLGTTSSTAFDNVVEMAEVCSKYGIWLHIDAAYAGTAAILPEKRYLFEGIELGDSYVFNPHKWMFVNFDCSAYYVKDKVALIRTFEILPEYLKTGFESKVNNYRDWGVALGRRFRALKLWFVMRNFGLDGIQEKLRLHLSLADYFTQKIISHQNFELITNPELGLVCFRYFDEDKSAEELDKINEQILKSLNQTGKVFLSHTKLNGKYVLRLSIGQTYVEKKHIDNFWELLLSVSSEQLSVLK
- a CDS encoding HAD domain-containing protein gives rise to the protein MSNIIFLDLDGVLITTPSWKADQIDVDGYSMFNKKCVENFNLLTENLECEIWLSSTRRMTKNLEEFRKIFSNRNIEKEIAGFLPIPKSYNTPRIDEIESFLRKEKVGNFLILDDDSSLHKLGEENKKYWVRTHLTIGFDSEKLAEAKNIITNLWKL
- the rsgA gene encoding ribosome small subunit-dependent GTPase A, with amino-acid sequence MKGLILRSTGLWYDVLSENNHRYKGRLRGKLRLNDEKVTNPIAVGDRVEMSLEDEEENTVLIEKIEKRENYINRQSPKKEGFAHTIAANLDQAIVVVTLAMPRTSAGFIDRFLVSAEAFRIPAILIFNKTDLLSKDELHIQEKMMQRYEQIGYKCIAISATEDKDISKVEEMLRNKVSLVSGHSGVGKSTLLNRLSPEIEQSTTEVSDYTEKGLHTTTFAEMFEIEKNTFVIDTPGIKELGLMDMEKAEISHYFPEMRERLNQCKYNNCLHLREPKCAVIEAVESGEIAKSRYNSYLSMMEGQDNRR
- a CDS encoding chorismate-binding protein, which translates into the protein MKNYLAISELLEIEKSDVHFDKNQLHPFGFIKKMWCAAIAQNLGVALWREPNTDNLQLVIDLSQKTKLVEADLEELGTGFLMHKFEKHFEANSNKSKAYFLEAHLYFDSSSDFIVENVSSKNKKQFEKLIKTKNQFFQKLKQIQQEKECKTPYFYPQNIPIATTRATHHKAVEKAIKAMQNEEFQKVVISRNKFIDLNDDFDALEAYQKLEKRYKMAFVSLVSIPRVGTWMCATPELLVSQNKDGIFRTMALAGTQSGKEVTELKNALWRQKEIEEQALVSRYIINCFKKIRLREYEEIGPKTVRAGNILHLRTEFLVDTVKERFPQLATVMLELLHPTSAVCGMPKDITTQFILENEGYDRGFYAGYLGGVNFKNGSSLYVQLRCMQLLEKQAILYAGGGITADSDTEREWQETEMKCQTIESVVFE